ACTTCGCTTCCATAGTGCGGATCCATGGCGCGCAGGTGAAAGGCGAGCGTCGCCCAGAACGCGCTGAAAGCGGCGAACTGTAGCGCAGCGATCGCCGACGTTTGCCGGATGAGCGGCTCTTCACGCAACAGCGTCCACAGCGAGCCCATCAGGCGGCCGTAGGTGCCCTTGTACGTCGGCTCCGCGCGCGGCAAGGTCCGCGACAGCACGGCGGCCGTGACGAGCATCGCCGCCGCCGCGACCCAATAGACGCTGCGCCAGCCGAAATGCTGCGCGATCGAACCGGAGATCGAGCGCGATACGAGGATGCCGCACAGCAAGCCGAACATCACGATGCCGACAGCTTCGCCGCGTTGCTGCGGTCCGGCGAGTTGCGCCGCGAACGGCGTCAGCAATTGCGGCGCGACGCTGGCGAGGCCCGTCAGAAAGCTGGCGGCCACGAGCCAGTTCAGTGTCGGCGACAGCGCGATCGCGGCGAGCGACAGGCTCGCGATGCACAACAGCGTGCGCAGCATCGAACGACGTTCGAGCTTGTCGCCGAGCGGCACGAACAGCAGCAGTCCGAGCGCATATCCCGTTTGCGCCGCGACCGATACCGTCCCCGCCTGCCGTTCGCTGGTGTGAAACGCCAGCGCGAAATCGGCGAGCAGAGGCTGGTTGTAGTAGTTGTTCGCGACCACGATGCCGGCCGCGGCGGCCATGAGCCAGTAGATCGAGCGTTTCATCTGGATAGCAGGGTCCCGTGATTTCGTCTCCACATGGATGAATGTAGACTATTCCGAAAATCGCCGGTATCCCTGCGTAACGGCAAGCACCCTTGCCAAATCCGGAAGAGTCGAATCATGGACCGCTTTGAAGCGATGAGCGTCTACGTGCGGGTCGTGGAGACGGGCAGCCTGTCCGCGGCGGCGCGCGCGATCCCGATGTCGTTGACGTCGGTCAGCCGGCATATTTCGGCGCTCGAAGAGCAGTTCGGCGCGCAACTGCTCCGCCGCACCACGCGCAACCTCGCGATGACGGACGAGGGCCGCATTCTCTACGATCGCGCGAAGTCGATTCTCGGCGAAGTGGACGAGCTTGGCAGCGCGCTATCCGCGGGTCGGGGGAAGCTGTCGGGACGGCTGCGGATCGCCGCGCCGAACCTGCTCGGCCGCCTGCTGATCGCGCCGCTGCTGCCGCGCTTTCTTGCACAGCATCCGGATGTCGCCGTCGATCTGATGCTCGTCGATCGCGTCGTCAATCTCGTCGAGGAAGGTCTGCATCTCGCCGTGCGCGTGGGCCGGTTGCCGGATTCGAGCCTCGTCGCGCGCAAGCTCGATGACATCGAAATGGTGGTGTGCGCCGCGCCGTCGTATCTGGCGCAGCGCGGCACGCCTCGCAAGCCCGACGATCTGCGCCAGCACGATTGCCTGGTGTTCTCGGATGCGTCCGGGCCGGTGGACTGGCGTTTCCAGTCGGGTGCGACGCGCACGCGCGTAAGCGTGACGGGGCGTCTGTGGATGAACAGCCTCGATGCGCTGGTGTCGGCGGCGCTCGAAGGTGCGGGCATCGTGCGCGCGCCCGCGTGGCAGGTCGCGGCGCATATCGAGGCAGGACGCTTGCAGCCCGTCCTCGACAGATTCGCGCCGCCCGCGACGCCCGTGTATGTGCTGTTCGAACGCTCGAAGCTGGCGTCGCCGAAGATCAG
This Paraburkholderia sabiae DNA region includes the following protein-coding sequences:
- a CDS encoding MFS transporter; protein product: MKRSIYWLMAAAAGIVVANNYYNQPLLADFALAFHTSERQAGTVSVAAQTGYALGLLLFVPLGDKLERRSMLRTLLCIASLSLAAIALSPTLNWLVAASFLTGLASVAPQLLTPFAAQLAGPQQRGEAVGIVMFGLLCGILVSRSISGSIAQHFGWRSVYWVAAAAMLVTAAVLSRTLPRAEPTYKGTYGRLMGSLWTLLREEPLIRQTSAIAALQFAAFSAFWATLAFHLRAMDPHYGSEVAGLFGLVGVVGALASTKAGKLIDQRNPRLVVLASGVIFVIAFAILAAAGHTIAGLVAGVIVLDLGLQSGHVANMARNMSIKSDAMSRINTLYMTIRFAGGALGSSLGIWAWSIWQWPGVCVVGLALGCMSLAMQARPRMSCEALRE
- a CDS encoding LysR family transcriptional regulator gives rise to the protein MDRFEAMSVYVRVVETGSLSAAARAIPMSLTSVSRHISALEEQFGAQLLRRTTRNLAMTDEGRILYDRAKSILGEVDELGSALSAGRGKLSGRLRIAAPNLLGRLLIAPLLPRFLAQHPDVAVDLMLVDRVVNLVEEGLHLAVRVGRLPDSSLVARKLDDIEMVVCAAPSYLAQRGTPRKPDDLRQHDCLVFSDASGPVDWRFQSGATRTRVSVTGRLWMNSLDALVSAALEGAGIVRAPAWQVAAHIEAGRLQPVLDRFAPPATPVYVLFERSKLASPKIRTFVDYLADHWGRM